Below is a genomic region from Leucobacter exalbidus.
CCGCCTGAGCCGAGGCTACGCGATCAAAGCACGTGAGGCACAAGTAGAGTTACGCGATCATCTTGACATGAGGCACTACGGAAAAATCGATACCGCCCCTTGGCGTTGATACCATCGAGCACATGGACGACCTTCGCATCCCTGAGCTTGAGTTTCGCGCTACTCGGGGGCGCTCGTTCGTGCTCTGGTTTCTCGCAATCGCGCTACTTCTCGGCGCGATCGCTTTTGCGTCGCTCATGATCTCGGCCACGATCGGTGCAGACATGGTCTGGGCGGGAGTTCCACTCCTCTTATTCTTTGCCGCGCTGATCGCATTCTTCTTTTGGCTCGCTATCGCGAATACAGGCGTCATTCTCGTACTGGGCCCCGAGGGCCTCCGCCATAAAGACATGGCTGGGTGGATCACCGTCCCGTGGGGTGCGATCGTCGAAACATCAACGAAAACCAGATATGGCGAATGCGCGCTCATTCTCACCGCACCCGGCGCCATTTATCTCAACAGGCGTGCCCTGCGGCGCCGCACGTTACAGGTGCAGACCGAGCGCCTCAAGACGGGTGGCTACGACATCAAGGCTGAGATCGAACGTCGCATCTACCTCGCTCGAGGTGGCGTGCCGCTGGCGTAACGCCGATTTCGCCGGTGCTCACGGCAGTTTGCCATGCATTTGCCATGCAAACCAAAAAGCCCCGGTTTTGCATTTCTGCAAAACCGGGGCTGATCAGGTATTTCTCCTGTGCGCGATACTGGGATCGAACCAGTGACCCCTTCCGTGTCAGGGAAGTGCGCTACCGCTGCGCCAATCGCGCCTATATATTTTAGGCTATTCAGTTATGAGAGGTGGCGACGGGATTCGAACCCGTGTAAACGGCTTTGCAGGCCGGTGCCTATCCTCTCGGCCACGCCACCTAAGTGGTTGCCCACGCAGTACTTCAGTTACCTGAAATACCAGAGCGGATGACGAGATTCGAACTCGCGACCCCAACCTTGGCAAGGTTGTGCGCTACCAGCTGCGCCACATCCGCATGTCAGACCCACTCACGTTTCCGTTTGCGGCGACGTAGATAACTATAGGGGTGCTGCGGCCACCCACGCAAATCACACCTCCTGACCCGGGCGTGCCGCGCGGAATCATGCGGATTTTATCCGCTTTACCCCTCGACCAGGCACCCTCTATGCCGGTACGGTGGAGGCATGAGTGGCCGCCCGGCCGCACGTCTGCGGCCCATCATTGTGACGATCCTGGCGTGCGCACTTGTCGCCGCCACGGTCGGCGCCGTCATGAATCGGCAGCTCATTAGCGATCACATTGCCGCGGCCGGCTTTGAAGCGCCCTCCCCCGTGCTTGAGCTGCAACAGTCACTGCACCTCACTGACGATGGCACCCGCATCTTCCTTGCGAGCCATCCCACTCTCGATGGCAGCCAGCACTTCAACACCCAGTGCGCCGAACTGCTGCAGGGGGTCACCGCGCATGTGTTGGGCTGTTACGTCGATGATCGCATTCACCTCTTCAACGTGGTTGACCCCCGGGTCGCCGGCATCGTGCAGGTGACCGCGGCGCACGAACTTCTGCACGCGGCCTACGCCCGCATGCGCCCCGGCGATCGCTCGGTGCTGGCCGAGAAACTGCGCAAGCTCTATAAGGAGCGTTCGCAGGCTGATCCAGATCTCGCCAAACGGATGGAGATGTACTCGAACCTTTCAGACACCGCGTTTGCGGGTGAACTGCATTCGATTCTGGGCAGCGAGATGGAGGATCTGCCCGAGTGGCTCGAGGAACACTATGCGCAATGGTTCGAGGATCGCTCATCGATCACTGCGACCTATCGCGCCTATCAGGGCGTCTTTCAGGGCCTGAAGAATGACTCGAACAGTCTGCGCGAACGCATGCGTGTGTTGCGCGTCGACGTCGAGAAGCGCAAAGCGGACTACGACATCGCTATCGAAGCCTACGACGCAGACGCCGCCGAGCTTGAGCAGCAACTTAACGCCCCTAAGCGCAGCAAAAGCCGGGCGACCATCGAATCCGAGCGCGAGAAGCAGCGAGATCTTGAGGAGCGTCGCACCGAACTCAAGGAAACCCTCAAGGGGCTGCAGGATGACATTGATCACTACAACGAGCAGCGCGCAGCCCTGCAGCAGTTGGGTGAGCTCAGCACCGAGCTCGAGCAGCAGTTAGATAGCGCGCTCGCCCCGGTAACGACACGCCCGACCGAGTAGGGCACGATCCGCGCGATCCCGCCAGTCAGCGCCTGCCCGCACGGTGGTGTGCGTGAATCCGTGTACTATCGAATCTGTTGGCTTTCGCAGAAAAGCTTGACAAAAAGGGCGATTGGCGCAGTTGGTAGCGCGCTTCCTTCACACGGAAGAGGTCATCAGTTCGAGTCTGGTATCGCCCACTATCTGGAAGGCTTATTTAGCCGCGGAATTATGCGGAAAACCCCCGATCCACCTAGAACCTGGATCGGGGGTTTTCTTCGTTCGGTCACAAACTCGGTCACAAACCGCGAAAGTGCAACGCCTAGAACCGTCGCTGCCGTATTCGCGGGCTGAGACTAGGCCGCGCCTTGCTGCTCGTCGAGGTCGTCGAGCGTGTCGTTGTCGGCATCCGGCAGGTAGTTCGTGATGTGCACTTGCTTCGTGTGACCAAGCAAGCGAGCCGCCCGTCGAACCGACCAACCGCGTTCGTGTAGCAGCGCCGCCAGGCTGTGCCTGATCTTGTGTAGATGAATGACTGGCACACCGGCCTTGCGGCAGAGCGAGCGAAAACGGTCGCTATACAGCTCGGGCCGCAAAGGTTTGCCTGCCTCATTCACCACGACATATCCGCTATCTTCATAGGCTGACACCGCCGCGAGCTTCTCCGCTGCCTGGCGTGCCTTCATCTTGCGCAGCAGTGCGACGGTGCCCGGTTCCAGCCTCTCGAAGTAGACCTTCCGGTAGCGCTGCTCACTCTTCGCGTCGTCCACATGGTCATCTTTGCCGTCGAGAATTACTCGGCCTTGGTTTACTTCGGCGTAGCTGTTCCGGGGGTCGCTCTCATCGAAGTGCACGTCTCCATCCCACCGCAAGCCCATAATGTCGGCTCGCGTCATGCCGCAGAGAGTCAACCGCCAGGCTCCGGCGTCGCGGTGCTCGTCAGCAACGCGACGGAACTTGTCGAAGTTTGGACACTTCGCTGCGTCGCCGACGCCGGTCGTTTTCCAATATTCGAAGGTGCGGCGCATGCTTCGCTTGTCCTTCGGCTTATCGACGAGCTGCACGACATTCTGCGTCAGCAGTCGGTGCCGCACAAGCCGGTCAAGCGCCTGCGAGAGACGCCCTACCGCGGCACGTATAGCCCACTTGCCGAAAGGCTTGCCGTCTCGCTTTCCTCCGCTCTTCATGCTGGCGATGAGCTTCTCGACGTGGTGCGGTTCCAGTTCGCGCACTGGCAAGGTGCCGAACGCATCAGCGACAGGTTTGAACTGCGCCCGATAGTTCCGCACGGTAGGCGGTTTCAGCTCAGCGACGCCGAGCCAATCCTCGAACGCCTGAGCGACCGTCAGTTCGCGAGATGATAGTCCGCCACGCTCTGCGACCTCGGCGCGCACCTCAGCGACCCATTGCCGCGCTTCTTCGAGGGTGACGAGCGTTTTTTTAGTCTGCTTGCGCTTGGCAGCACCGGGCGGGGTAGCATCGACGACCGCAACGAAGCGCGCGCCGCGAGCAGTCTCTACTCTGCGAATAGGTTCACCCCATTCCGGGCAAGCCGGGCAGGTGTAGCCGCGAATCTCGTCACCCTGGTAGATCGGCTGCCAACCCTGCCGCCTGTTGCCACGTGGCTCTTCGCAACTCGGGCACAGCTTCATGGCGTCATCGGGCACCGCTCGGCGGCTGCCCGTGTGCGTTCTCTCCTTAGTCATTTTGTTCTCCGTTCTATTGTTGGTCCGGCGCGGGCGCGCCGGGGTTCTTGCGGCTGTTGATGCCCCTGGCAGGGGGCATCAGACCGGGTAGCTCTTGCCGTGCTCGCGTTATCCACCTATCAACAGTGCGCTGATTGCGTCCATAATGAGCCGCTACGCCTCGCCGGTCGAGACCGAGGCCGCCCTCGGTCACGGGGCGCATAAGTTTCGCAATCTGCTCGCTAGGCGGTGGTTTGCGCATCGACCCGTCGCCGTCATCTGCGAGACCACCGGGCAGCGTAAAGACCGTGACTTGGCTGCCCGCCCCTCTCTCCGAGATGACGTGCGCCCGCACGACCGAGTGAATACGTTCGAGCGGAATTGACCGCAATCGCTCGAAATCTCCGTATTCACCATTTGGCTTAGTGAATGGCCCACGAGGCACGATCTCAAGATGATCTAGTTCAAGCGTTTCTGGGTTGAGTGTTGCTCTGTAAGTCAGCCCTCGACGCTCATCATGAATCTCAGCACCGCGCCGCAAGTGTTTCATCTCCCACGCTGGATCGAGTGGTTCGTGAACTTCGAGGGTCTCGTCGCCGAGCTTGATCGTGCCCCGGCTGAGCGCGGGAGGTTCTTTGTCGAATCGTGACCACGAGACGACTTGCCATTGAAAGTGCGATGATGTCATGTGCGCAGTTTATCAACCCTTGCAAGTGCGCACAAGATGGCATGAAACTGATTACGGCATTACGAAATGGAATCAAATCAAGCGAAAGGGTTGCGCACATGACCATCACTAAGAGCCACGAAGAGATTATCGCGAGAGCGACCGCACTGAAAGAGCGACTTGACGCAAGGCGTGCGGGGCGCGAAGACTTCACGATCCGAGAGACTGCGCAGATGTTGGGAGTGGGCCGCTACACGATTGATAAGGCGATCCGAGAGGGTCGTCTCGGGCATTACCGACCGAATGATCGCGATATCCGAATCACGCAGTCACACATCGACGCTTTCCGCGCAATTGCTCATGACGGTGCGGCGTGACTCTCTCAGCACGTGAGCACCGCCTCAAACTGCTACGTGAGGAACGTGCCAGCTATTTGGAGAGCAAATCCGTCGAGGTTGAACGGCAGCGGCTCGCGGCGGTTGCAAAGCGGCGGAGTTCAGCCAATGCCGCTGCCATCGCTGAGAGTGCTGCAAAAGCAAAGGCACGCCAGATTAGCCGCGAAGCGGCAGTGATCGCGAAAGACGTCGCCGAGGATCAAACCCTTCGAGCGCGCGCTAGGGCGCGAACGCGCGCTGAGCGCGAGGCACAGTTCACCGACTTCGTAGGAAGGCCGCAATGAATTGACCAAACACAGAGCCTCACATGCCCCCGCAGGTACGAGAACGGAGACGGCTCTCACCAAAGCAAAAACGGCGGTTCGCGTAAATCGCGAAACCCGCCGTCTCAATACGTTCCTTCGTTCCCAAAGGAGGCATTCCAATGCTATCGAATCGTGCGGATTACCGCACCGAATCAACCCCACAGCAGCGACAAGGTGATCTTGTGCGGCTCGCGGTTTCGTACAGCCGACACAGCGCGCTTGAGGTTGCCTACGGTGACTACTATCCCGGCTCTGTCCTACGCGCCGAGCGTGCCGACGCATGGCGACGTGGTTTTGCATGGTGCAACGAGCATTGCCGCGAGTTCCGTGCTGCTGATGCCTGCCCCGAGTGCATGAATAGTGCTCCAGACAATGAGGGCGGTGAATGCTTTGAGTCTCGTGGAACTCGATTTTGCACCTGAAGACGTAGGCGACGGCCCCGGAACACCAGAGTCGTGCCCGTACAAAAACACCAGCGGGCACGAGCACAGCCACTGCGGATTCTGCCGCCGGCAAGATAAGACCGAGCTGCGTCCATCATCGCGCCGGGATGATGAGGTGCGGGCACAGTTCCCGCTTGCCGATCTCGCGGCTCTGGTCGATCCCGACAGGCCAGAACGTTCATGGTTTTGGGGCGAGGTGGTGCCCGAAGGTGAGCACGTCTCTATCGTTGCGCCCGCCGGTGAGGGGAAGTCGCTGCTAACGCTTGCGCTGGCGGTGTCGGCCGCGTCCGGTGCTCGCGACTTTATCGGTCGCCCGGTGCAACTACCCGTGGGCGGGCGCGTTCTCTATTTAGATATGGAGAACAGCGAGGATGACCATTCAGAACGCCTGATCGATCTGGGCGTTACACCTGCAAACGTCGCTGCATTGATGGAGCGGTTGCTCATGCTCTCACTCCCACCGCTGAGCGGTCTTGACACTCACGAAGGCGCACAGCAGCTCCGCGACATACTCGACGCTTACGGCATCCAATCAGGTGACGTAGTGGTGCTCGACTCGACCCAAAGAGTAACCGAGGGCGAAGAGAACAGCTCTGACACATTCCGGCGACTTTATAACCTGACCTCGGTTGAGCTGAAACGGCGGGGTCTTACCGTGATCCGCACTGACAATACCGGGCACGCGGGCGACCGCGTCAGAGGCTCCAGCGGCAAACGCGATGACGTGGGCGCAAGCTTTATTCTCAAGCGTGATCAGCGTGACCCCGAAGTTTTTTCTCTCACCCCAACGAAACGCCGCAGCAAGGGTAAAGGTGGTGCTCTCACATTCCGCCGCGGCGTGGACGAGCACGGCCTGCTTGTGTTCGTACCCGAACGCAGCACGTTCGGTGATCTCATGGGCGACGTACGCGAGCTGCTCGACCGGATTGGCGTGCCAACTGACGCGGGTCAGAACAAGGCCTGGCAACTGGTCAAAGTTGAGCGCGAGCGGATGAAGGCGGCAGATGAGGAATTCCCGAAAGGGGTTACTGCTCGGCTGGTCGAAAAAGTACAGGCCGAACGTGGCTTTTCGATCACGCTCGTGACAAATGACGATGATGCCGAAAACGGCGGTGACGACTGATGAGAAAACACCGGAAATTGTTATCACAGAGCACCTTGAAACATGTGCCCTCTGTGATGGTTTCTGTGATGGTTGAGAAGTATCACGGAGAAGCTGTGATGGCTCGTGATGGAGAGCAGAGCGGGACGATCCTGCCGCATTATTATGCCGATGTTCGCATCACAGAATCGCGTGATGGTTTTGTGATGACCTCCAACCGAGGCACCCGAAAAGGGTGCTATCACGCCATCACACGCCCATTAGGGCGTGATGATGTGATGGCCCCCGAGCCTGACCGCGTGATCTGTAATGAAAAACACAGTGATCGGGTCAAGATATTCGGGCATGGGAGACCTGCGCGAAGCCTGCTCGAATCGACCAGACTGGCCCCGACCAAACGCCGCGCGTGCGCGCGATTCTATCGAGGCGACCGCTGGAGGTGGTGACTCGTGAGCATCTCTTACCAACGCACCCGAAAGCACCGCGGGGTCTCTGAGCAGCTTGTCGAGGCGATGAGTAGCAACCGACCCAGATGTCTCGGCGATGAGCGTTTTACCAACGACGTTGCGCGAGGCGATGGGACTGCCGAAGGCGCGATGTTCGCTAAGTGCTTCAGCTGCCCGCTACTAGCTGTGTGCGAAGAATACGCCGACCAAACCAAACCGGCAGCGGGCTACTGGGCGGGCCGCTGGCGCGGTCAGATGCCGCGAGCGCAATATCTGGACTCTATACGCCACGCTGAAAGCACTGACCATTTCCCGAGCGAGCAAGAGGGAAAGGGGACGGAATCATGACCATGACAGGCCACAACTGGGCGGCGACCCGGCAAGAGTCACAGAATTCGTCACAAACACCCAAGAATCGTGCCGAAACTGGAGAGAAACCGTTGCCCTCGGCATTTACGATCAGTCATCGACGTGCCGAGTCTGTCCGGTGCCCGTCGTGCGGCGCAAAGCCTCGAAGGCACTGCACACCTGAAGACACCGCTACGATCCGCCGCCGAGGTCGCCGCTGGCATCATGAGCACCGCTATTCACTCGCCCTTGCTCGCGACTCAACTCGATCCTTAGAGCGCGCAAGCCTTACGGCTGCGATCTCGGCAGCGCCGACGGTGAAGAGGCCGAAGCCCGTCCCTCCGCCCCGCAAATCTGCACCGGCACCCGGCCGCAGCATTGAGGCTCACCTGCGGGGCGCCCTGGCGCACTATGACCGACGCAGCTCCCCCGAGGCGGTGCAGGCAGCCCTCGAAAGCGCCGGGCTGAGGCTCAGCCTCGAAGCCGTGCAGTTCTGGCTCTCGCAACTGCACGACGAAGGGAATACCCCATGAATGAACCGAACCAAGCCGCTCACCAATATCTAGAGGAAGACAACATGACAAACACCACTACAGCCGCACCGGCTCCCAAATCAGCGAAGCGCCCATACTCGACTAACAGACTCAGCCCGCGCTACCGAAACATTGTGCCGCTAACCGGCGATGCGCTCCCGTGCGGCATATGCGGGCAGTGGACACCGAGCGCCGAGCAGACCGGCACCGAGATCGTTAAGGCCATCGGCTACAGCCCTCGAACCTCGCACGAGCAAATCGTCGCGTCGAGGAAAGGCGGCGCGGTCGGTGACCCCTTCGAAACAAGAATGACTCGGTGCATAACGTGCGCCACTCTTCGAACTGAGGCTGCGCAGCTTGCGGCTCAGTATCCGCACGCCGTCGTTGTCGGCGAATTCGCTTACGCCGGGTCGACTGCCGTCGATGTTGTCGAGCGCGCACTCGCTGCCGTCGCTGTGACTGGCCGTAACATTTCAATGAGGCAGCCCCGAGACCTCAAGCTCGCGCTTGAGCACTTGGTCACGCTTGGCGGGTCGCTTCGTTGGCAGTCGCGCTTCGAGGGCTTGGCCGACCGCGATGCCCGCCCAGACACCGCTGCCGCGATGCCCTGGTCACACCTCACCGAGCAGCAGGTCGGAGTCGCCCGCAGAGCGTTCGCAGGCTATTTGCGCGCGAGAACCGAGCGCCCGGTGCCAGTGGTGCCGACTGAGGCCGCAGGTTGCTATATCTGCGGCATTGGTGAGGTAGTCGCGCTGCCCTCGCAGGCAATAACTACCTGGCACTCGGTGAAGCTCAGCCCCGAGCGCCTCGGCGGCAAGCCTGGCACACCTCAAACTGAGACGGAGGTCTGCTCAACCTGCCACGCTGAGCACAATGCAGTTGGCGCGTGGGGGCCGTCACTGCTCGACAAGCTCGCGCTGAGGGCCGCAGGGGTTGAGAGGCACGTCGGCGCTTACGATGTGCAACTCAACGGCGTGAAAGCCTGGGGCACGACGGGCAAAAAACGGGCGAACCGCACACCATTCGAGCACATGAACCTCGCGCAGCTCGCCGACGATATTCGAGCGGGGCGACTGTAGTGGCCGGGCGAACCAAACCGCGAGGCATGACCGCACGCGAAGCGGCTGCGCTGCCGTCTGAAGAGCGCCCAGCTTGGTACCGACCACCTAAAGGCGCTGGCAATGGCTCACCGCCCGCGGAAGCCTTCAGCGACGGCAACGTCGAGCAGCTCGGCCCCGGTCACCGTAGCCCGCGAGTTTACTCACGGATAGCTGCCGCACTCGTCGGCGGCCTCATTGAGCAGCGGCCCGACCTCGCCACTTACCCTGAATCGCTCGCGAGCTGGAGTGATTCAGAAGCTCGCGCTGCGCTG
It encodes:
- a CDS encoding site-specific integrase, producing the protein MPDDAMKLCPSCEEPRGNRRQGWQPIYQGDEIRGYTCPACPEWGEPIRRVETARGARFVAVVDATPPGAAKRKQTKKTLVTLEEARQWVAEVRAEVAERGGLSSRELTVAQAFEDWLGVAELKPPTVRNYRAQFKPVADAFGTLPVRELEPHHVEKLIASMKSGGKRDGKPFGKWAIRAAVGRLSQALDRLVRHRLLTQNVVQLVDKPKDKRSMRRTFEYWKTTGVGDAAKCPNFDKFRRVADEHRDAGAWRLTLCGMTRADIMGLRWDGDVHFDESDPRNSYAEVNQGRVILDGKDDHVDDAKSEQRYRKVYFERLEPGTVALLRKMKARQAAEKLAAVSAYEDSGYVVVNEAGKPLRPELYSDRFRSLCRKAGVPVIHLHKIRHSLAALLHERGWSVRRAARLLGHTKQVHITNYLPDADNDTLDDLDEQQGAA
- a CDS encoding helix-turn-helix domain-containing protein: MTITKSHEEIIARATALKERLDARRAGREDFTIRETAQMLGVGRYTIDKAIREGRLGHYRPNDRDIRITQSHIDAFRAIAHDGAA
- a CDS encoding AAA family ATPase; the encoded protein is MNALSLVELDFAPEDVGDGPGTPESCPYKNTSGHEHSHCGFCRRQDKTELRPSSRRDDEVRAQFPLADLAALVDPDRPERSWFWGEVVPEGEHVSIVAPAGEGKSLLTLALAVSAASGARDFIGRPVQLPVGGRVLYLDMENSEDDHSERLIDLGVTPANVAALMERLLMLSLPPLSGLDTHEGAQQLRDILDAYGIQSGDVVVLDSTQRVTEGEENSSDTFRRLYNLTSVELKRRGLTVIRTDNTGHAGDRVRGSSGKRDDVGASFILKRDQRDPEVFSLTPTKRRSKGKGGALTFRRGVDEHGLLVFVPERSTFGDLMGDVRELLDRIGVPTDAGQNKAWQLVKVERERMKAADEEFPKGVTARLVEKVQAERGFSITLVTNDDDAENGGDD